TAATCACGATCTAAACTACAAGATCGGCAAACATTCCTGTTCTGATGTCTCCTTTTTTTGTTTGTTCCTGTGAAAACCAGGCACTTCCTCTGGTGTACAATTCTAAAGCCGTTTTTCTGCTTAATCTACTTTCGTTATATAATTGTAAACCTCCAACAGTTTTTCCGACTGTCATCCAATACATTGAAACCCACGGATTATAACTGCTAACTCTGGTTGCATCAGAACCTCCTCCAACAGGAACTTCCATTTCAATCATTTTTTTAATTGGCGGTGTGTGTTCGGCTGCTTTTGCTCCGTATCGGTCAGTGAAATATTCTCCTTGATATGCCATTCGGCTTTGTACGGCGATACCGCCGCCCAGCAGTTTAACACGTTCAATGTTTCGTTCATCAATCGTTTCGGCGTGATCAAATATCCAAGGCAATCCGTTAAACGGAATTTCCTTATTGATCTTTTCGAATACATTTAAGAACCTTGTAATACTTTCGTTATAAGTAGCATGAAGTCTAAACGGCCAGCGGTTTTCAACTAAAAGACGCACTACTTTTTCAAGTTCAGCTTCCATGTTTTCAGGAAGATCAGGTCTTGGCTGTAGAAAATCTTCAAAATCGGCTGCAGAAAAAACTAACATTTCACCGGCACCGTTATGACGGTACATATCATCTCCCTGATATAGTTTTACAGTATCAATCCAATCCTCAAAATCTTCAAATTCGTTTTTTGGTTTTTGAGTAAAAAGGTTGTAGGCAATTCTAACCGTTAATTGTTTTTTTTCATTCAATTCGTTGACTACTTTATAATCGTCAGGAAAATTCTGAAAACCTCCACCGGCATCAATAACACTTGTAATCCCAAAACGATTCAATTCTTTCATGAAATGACGAGTAGAATTGATTTGATGTTCGTAAGAAAGTGTTGGACCTTTTGCCAAAGTCGAATACAAAATCATGGCATTTGGCGTAGCGATAATAAGTCCGGTTGGTTCTCCATTAGAATCTCTTTCAATTTGTCCTCCCGGAGGTGCCGGCGTATTTTTAGTATAACCAACTGCTTTTAGTGCTGCCCTGTTCATAATAGCACGATCATATAAATGCAGAATAAAAACCGGAGTGTCAGGAGCAATTGCATTGATTTCTTCTAAAGTTGGCATTCGGCGTTCAGCAAATTGAAACTCAGACCAGCCACCAACAACACGAACCCATTGCGGATTTGGAGTACGATCAACTTGTTCTTTTAGCATTCTAAGTGCATCTGCAAGCGAAGGAACGCCATCCCAGCGTAACTCTAAATTATAGTTTAAACCGCCTCGAATAAGGTGAATGTGCGAATCGTTGATTCCCGGAACCACTGTTTTATGTTGAAGGTCGATTATTTTGGTTTCCTCAGATGCAAATTCCAT
This genomic stretch from uncultured Flavobacterium sp. harbors:
- a CDS encoding amidohydrolase, giving the protein MKADLILFNGKIHSFNSKTPNVTAVAIKDGKFIAVGNDSNVMEFASEETKIIDLQHKTVVPGINDSHIHLIRGGLNYNLELRWDGVPSLADALRMLKEQVDRTPNPQWVRVVGGWSEFQFAERRMPTLEEINAIAPDTPVFILHLYDRAIMNRAALKAVGYTKNTPAPPGGQIERDSNGEPTGLIIATPNAMILYSTLAKGPTLSYEHQINSTRHFMKELNRFGITSVIDAGGGFQNFPDDYKVVNELNEKKQLTVRIAYNLFTQKPKNEFEDFEDWIDTVKLYQGDDMYRHNGAGEMLVFSAADFEDFLQPRPDLPENMEAELEKVVRLLVENRWPFRLHATYNESITRFLNVFEKINKEIPFNGLPWIFDHAETIDERNIERVKLLGGGIAVQSRMAYQGEYFTDRYGAKAAEHTPPIKKMIEMEVPVGGGSDATRVSSYNPWVSMYWMTVGKTVGGLQLYNESRLSRKTALELYTRGSAWFSQEQTKKGDIRTGMFADLVV